The DNA window TGACCTAAAATAATGAAGTGGGAGAGGAAGGGGTGCAGACACCTGTGTGCGAGGGGCCGTGCAGGGCTGTGCCACCAGGCAGTGGCTTTGGGAGGCTAGGGAGCAGGTCTCATTCCCAGGAGGCACTGTGGGGTTGTGTCTCAGAGTCTCAGACTCAGGACTGAGAGGGCCACAGTTCACCAGCTGGGGACCCTGCAGTCCACACCCCTTCTGGGCCCTGCTGGGGCTTGCTTTGAGGAAGGGGTTGTCATGGCGACGAGGTCGTTGGTCAGTGTGGTCATGGTCTGTATGTCCTTCCTCAGTGGCTAGTGGAAATCAGGTTTTGTGGGCTGTTCCCGCACTGTCCAAATCCACAGGGTCCTACATGGGGTGACCAGGATGATAGGGGAGGCGGAGGCCAGCCCACTGGGCATATGTATGAGCAGGCTTCTCTGGTGATTAATAAcccagggctgggcgcagtggctcatgcctgtaatcccagaactttgggaggctgaggtgggtggatcccttgaggtcaggagttcgagaacagcctggccaacaaggtgaaaccctgtctctactaaaaatataaaaattagccaggcgtggtagtggatatctgtaatcccagctacatgggcggctgagacaggagaatcgcttgaacccgggaggcgggggttgccgtgagctgagatcgtgtcattgcactccagcctgggcgacagagcgagactctatctcaaaataaattaaaaaaaataaaaaataaataaataaataaataaacttatccAGAATGCCATCAAGACACAGGTGCAAAGATTCCTGCCTTGTTGGTGGCATCTGCCTCCGAGCCAGGTTCCAGGAGCAGCTGTGCGTGCCCCCAGCTGGTGAGCGGGCACCTGGCCTGCACTTGGAGAGTCTCTGGTGAGGCCCCTTGGGGCGTCTCTGGTGAGGCCCCTTGGGGCAATGGGGGCAGGGTTTGTTCATTCGCCTCCAGGAGGAGCGCCCCCTACCGCCCCAACATCCCAGCTGTGTGATTCGCTATGATCCGGGGAGGTGaatcggattttttttttttccccgagacagagtctcactgtcgcccaagctagagtgcagtggcacgatcttggctcactgcaacctccacctacagagtttaagtgattctcccacctcagcctccccagtagctgggactgcaggggcgcaccaccacaccgggctagtttttgtatttttagtagagatgaggtttcaccatgttggccaggctggtcttgaattcctgacctcaggtgatccgcccctctgggtctcccgaagtgctgggattacaggtgtgaaccactgcaccccgCCTGGAACTGGATTTTAATTTCAGCCCTCTGTTGGCCAGCAGTGGGACCTGCAATCGTTATCTAGTGCTGTGTACATAAGAAATGGTCTCCCAAAATTAGCTGCTTAAACCAGCAAATACTCCTTATCTCACAGTTTCACTGGGTGCACCAAGTCCACTCCTCAGGCTCTCTTGTGAGGCTGCAGTCTCATCCGAGGGTGTGACCGGGCAGATCCGTTTCCAAGATCACTCATGGGGTTGTTGGCTGgactcatttctttcttccctttttttttttttttttttttgagacggagtcttgctctttcgccaggctggagtgcagtggcatgatctaagctcactgcaagctccgcctcccaggtgcatgccattctcctgcctcagcctcccaagtagctgggactacaggcacccgccacctcgcctggctaattttttatttttttggagacggagtctcactctgtcgtccaggctggagtgcagtggcgtgatcttggctccctgcacgctccacctcccaggttcacgccattcttctgcctcagcctcccgagtagctgggactacaggcgcccgccagcacgcccggctaattttttgtatttttagtagagacgggggtctcaccgttttagccaggatgatcttgatttcctgacctggtgatccgcccatctcggcctcccaaagtgctgggattacaggcgtgagccaccgtgcctggcccagttttttatatttttagtaggacggggtttcaccgtgttaaccaggatggtcccgatctcctgacctcgtgatccgcccgcctcggcctcccaaagtgctgggattacaggtgtgagccaccacgcctggccctcatTTCCCTCTTAGCTGGAGGCTGCCATCAGTTCTCTGCTATGTGGGTCCCTTCATAGGGCagctcacagcatggcagctggctttTCCAGAGGCAGCTAGAGGTTGCACAAAGGTGCCCAAGATGGAagccagtctttttctttttctttttcttttttttttttgagacagagtctcactttgtcgcccaggctagagtgcaatggtgcaatctcggctcactgcaacctccacctcctgggttcaagcgattctcccgcctcagcctcccaagtagctgggattacaggcatccaccaccacgcccagctaatttttgtatttttagtagagacggggttacaccatgttgcccagactgatcttgaactcctgacctcatgtgatccacccgcctcggcctctcaaagtgctgggattacaggtgtgagccaccatgcccagcctctttttcttttttaattttaattttaattttttttgagatatggtctcatatttacccaggctggaaggcagtggtgtaGCAGCCGTTCATTGCAGCCTctgattcctgggctcaagagatcctcctgccccagctttcctagtacctgggactactggcatgtgccaccacacctggctaatttttttttaaattttgtgtagagatggggtctcactttgttgtccaggctggtctcaaactcccaggctcaagtgagcctcctgcctcaacctcccaaagtgctgggattctccttgtgagcctccgtgcctgaAGCCAGTCTTTTGTCACCTGACCTCGGCAGTGAGGCCTCATTGCTCGTGCTGCATTCTGCGCATTAGAAGCCTGTGCCCggctgggcgcagttgctcacgcctgtaatcccagcactttgggaggctgaggcaggcagatcacgaggtcaggagatcgagaccatcctggcgaacacggtgaaaccccgtctctactaaaaatacaaaaaattagccgggcgtggtggcgggcgcctctagtcccagctactcaggaggctgagggaggagaaaggcgtgaacccgggaggcagagcttgcagtgagctgagatcccaccactgcactccacagcctgggcaatagagcgagactccatctccaaaaaaaaaaaaagaagcctgggCCCAAGTAACACTGTGTGAGGGCGTGAACGCCAGCAGGTGGGCTTGCTGGGCCTTCCTAGAATCTGCTGGTCCCAGGCAACTCGGAGGAACTCTCACAGCGTGTGCCGTGGTGGGCAAGAGCGTGGGCTTGGAACCTGAGGCCTCGATcctcaccagctgtgtggcctcaggtgAGGGCCTCGCCCTGTCTGTTGCTTGGTGTCCTCACCTGGGAACAGGGACTGTGATGGCGGCACTTGCCTGAGTCCTGCAGCTGTGGCGGGGATGGATGAATTTCTGCAGACTGCAGCAGACCGGACCCATCATCATGGTGGTTGCAAACTTACAAACACCTACACAtgccccaggcccagcctcccCCCAGCTCCGCTCCCACCACGGCAGCCCCTTGAACAGTTactggcttcctgagagccagcaGTGTGGGCAGGGCCTGTGCTGCTTGTGCCAGCCCGCAGGGCCCACAGCACTGGGCGGGCACAGGTGCCAGGCCCGTGCCTCACCTATCACCACTCAGGATGGGGGGCCAGGGGTGGGCAGGAGAGGGTCTTGGAGAAAGCGTCCAGAGCAGGCCTGACCATCCCCTCTCCTCTTGCAGGATCCCGACGGCCTACATGTGGGGCGCTGTGGGTGCGGTGGGGCTGGTGTGGGCCACCGATTGGCGGCTGATCCTGGACTGGGTACCTTACATCAATGGCAAGTTTAAGAAGGATAATTAATTACACAAACCCTTCACAGACCCCTCTGGTAAGTTTCAGTGGGTTGCAGTGGGTGGACTGCATGGTGGCCGGATGGCGGCCAAAGAGTGGGTTCTCCAGGCTCCCAGAGCCAGGGCggcaggcctcagtttcccctggaGAGGCCTCTGCATTCGAGAATGGGGCCCTGGGTGCCCTTTCTGGCATCTCCCGCCCACGGGCACAGAACTGTCTGCCCCGTAGCCTTGGGTTGTGTGACTGGGGCATGGGCCTTTCCCTCTCTCTGGACAATCCCAGTTAGTCTTCGAGGCAGACCCTGTTTCCATCTCAGTGGGCACCCCAGCCTGAACTGGGTGGGGGCCCATGTTACAGACAGATGGGGAAGGTGGAGGCTGGCCCACAGTGGCTGGCCACCCCATGCGCTCTTGCAAGCACCTATGAGGCCCTGGACGCATCCACTTGTTTCTCCAGCGTGCCAGCTGCCCTCTTAACCACAGTGCCTGTGGCATCTGCCCAGTGCCCACATGACAGTCCCATGTGGCCCTGCTCTTACACCCCCATTTTCCAGGTGCCTGCCTGAGGCCTGAGGCCATGCCACTGTTTGAACCTGGGCCTCAGAGCCCTGCTCTGGTCTGTGTTCCTCCCTACTGCATGGAGCCCGGGGCCTGTGCTGCATCGGTGTTCCTGCCAGGCTCTTGTCCCAGGCCACTTCTGCAGCCAGCTTCATATGGAagggacatttctttttttttttctttttcttttgagacagagtctcgctgtgttaccaGGCTGGTAtacggtggcgcaatctcagctcactgcaccctctgccttccgggttcaagcgattcttgtgcctcagcctcccaagtagctgggactacaggtgcccaccactacatgcagctaatgttttttttttttttttttgagacagagtttcgctcttgttgcccagggtggagtgcaatggcgcgatcttggctcactgcaacctccaccccccgggttcaggcgattctcctgcctcagcctcctaagcagctggtattacaggcatgtgccaccacacctggctggttttgtatttttagtagagacggggtttctccatgttaatcaggctggtctcaaactcctgacctcaggtgatgcgcccgcctcggcctcccaaagtgctgggattagaggcgtgagccactgcgcccagcctggaaggGACACTTCTACTCACCCTGCCTCGTCCACTCTCCCTCCAGGTGTCTGGTGGCGCCAGCTCCTCCCACCGCAGCGCCTGCTGCATCTGGAGCAGCCCAAGCCTCAGGATGGACAAGAGGAAATCCACAGCTCAACTTCAGACTTCTTAAGTTTCTGAAAACAGCTTGGATATTTTAATGCACGTTGCATTAAACGTCACTGAAACCTGCTCCGTGCCCGGATGTTGGTCGTGCTGGTGGCGTGGTTACTGTGACTGTAGCTGGAGTGGCACAGGTGACCCAGGCGTCCTTTCAGC is part of the Nomascus leucogenys isolate Asia chromosome 17, Asia_NLE_v1, whole genome shotgun sequence genome and encodes:
- the LOC100605939 gene encoding cytochrome b-c1 complex subunit 10 yields the protein MVARFLGPRYRELVKNWIPTAYMWGAVGAVGLVWATDWRLILDWVPYINGKFKKDN